From the genome of Bos javanicus breed banteng chromosome 20, ARS-OSU_banteng_1.0, whole genome shotgun sequence:
aaaagtctatacATAGTATTctcacatttcctttctttcaagaaattattttactttttaaatacatCCAACAAGTACTACATTTAAAGCTTCAAGAGGATACAAGATGAAAGTCTTTCTCCTACCTTACTGAACCTATTGTTTCGAGTTTCTATGCTTTATGTATAACCATATACACTGATATACAtgtgttttaaatgtaaatgactgGTGTTTCAGTCTTAGCACTAAATTAAATATGCCTGAAAGCAAGAAATGGCCCACAGGCTGACATTTTGCAGCCCCtgctttaaacttttaaaaagtggaatTCAAATGTATTATAGTTTTGTCTAGGGTACATAAGTGCAAAGCATAGGAAAACCCCACTAATTTACTATATTACTGGAGGCTCTGGATACACATCAAAGATTTAACTGGCAATGATTGGTCAATACACTAAAAAGAGAGACTTTGCATGTTCTTTTCTACTAAAATGATCAAAATACTTAGTGTTCTAATCCTGCAGCTATGGGTATATCGCATCTGGCTACATAATCTGCTACCAGGCCTATGCCATCCTTTTTCTCAACGAACAGTGTACAAAACTCTTGCCCCCTCACCAGAAAATTCAGATGCAAAGTAATGACTAAAGTAGACCTGCATGAAGATACTTTCAATAATATCATATGAGCTCAAAGCACTTTTAAACCCTGAGTCttctatcatttttaaagtctgccATTAAAAAATAAGGGCGAGCTTTGAGTTAGCTCTGATTTAACCAAATAGTCTTTTGCTGGTATTTTCTATTCCTACAAAACTAGCATTAAATCAATACATAAACTTCAGTTCAAATAAGGTGGTTTGATTATATACCACAACTAAATAAAACACTAAAGTAAAACcacaatttattaaataaacactACAAGTAAAAGAAGCAGAACTGGTGGTCTCAGCTCTGGCACAAAATTTGAGAAAAGGGGACCTGAATTTCAAATGGGAAAATTTATACTCAGATATtgcaaaatgatataaaaataaagaaattatcatTAAGggcatcttcttttaaaatagtattcAGATTTGCTGTGCAAACAAAGTTATACAGCTAATATAGTTAAGATGTGCTGGCCACAATGCCTTCTTTTGTCTGTTTGGTTTTTTAACCAGAAAAGTtttcagagaggaaagaaagaaatgtgaaaggagcataaaaatgaacaaataaagaatGAGCAAATTTAGAAACTGtatactttcttttctctggCAAAGGGATATCTGATCATAGACAAAATTAAAAAGTCCATAGCATCacttctcagccttttggctaagatcaagtgtaaaaAGTCAACAGCACTTTTACTTCGTATATAAAATTAGCAAAAGCATGTTTTTCCTGGAAAGCTTTTCCAGTATTCTGACTtctaaaaagtatatattttttccacaAAAAAAATGTCCATTCATACTTTCCAGGAATACAAATAAAAGTGAATCACTTTAACAGAGGGCACATTTTTCTAGCCACAAAAGTACCTTTCTTAAAGGGTAAAttttatacttcaatataaacaTTTACCATTTCATAGTCCGGTGCTTCCATCCGTTTTTTCAAACTCTGTACAAGTGGAACTAGTAATTCCATTCTGGAAAAAAGAATCCCTCAATTAAACATTACACCACCTCAAAACTAAAATGACAGTAGCAAATGATACATTACCCTTAAAATTTACCATTAACAATAAGTTTTATATGATGTTTTGGAAATGAAAGATAAGAGTTGTTCAAATATcatcttaaaatattaagaaataaatgttccCTGCTGTTTTCTTACTTAAAAGATTACAGACTGTAATAAAGATTGAAAATTAACACTCAAGAAACTTGAGATTTTCCTCTTTAAGAACGAAAACTCTACCATGACTTAATTATTTTGATCAGCAGTAAGTGTTTAGCATACCATGATGAAGATAGTTTcccaaaaactgagaaaaaaatgcaGGACATATTTATTCACATATACAATTATAACTGGTAAAGTTCTATACCATTTGATATAATAACAATGGTGCTTTTAAGTTATTTAATATAGGTGGAACTCTTTGGAAGCCTTGATTAATTAATGTTTCGAGTATTTTAACGCCTCCTCTACCAATACCCACTCATCTGTTGGGAgggaaaaagtaaacaaaaatggaGGTATGGAGGCCTGTCTACCCACTGATCCTGTTACTTCTTCCTTCTTATTAACGACACTTTCTGGGGTTCTGGACCCTAGTCACCCACCTCTTCTACTTCCTTAGGAACAGTGAAGACTTGTTCATGCTGAGGGTATGACCCTTTTGGGGGCATGCTAAGTTTGGGGAGACTTTTCTTGCTATCttacttttcctttgtttttttcttcaggtCTGTAACAGAACTGCCTGCAGGTGGTGAAGAGCTAAGCGTGCTCAGCAGATGGGTGGGTTTCAGTGGAAGGTGGCTCCATCTGTGGGCTAGATTCAGGATTCTAAAgttgtctattttgtttgatttaAGCTTAAGTTTGGCTTGAGACTTCACAAAATCACAAAATAGTAGGTACACAAAGTATTTCTGGGGAGAATCATGTTCTGAGACTTATTTCTATCTCTCCCTCTTCCAACATAATTTCAAAGAGGGGGAATCATTTTTAGATCTAGTTCCCTCTACTAAAGAGAAAAAACTAACTTATGTTAAAGTGCCTAATTAGTAGTTACTGATAGGATTAATATTATGATGGTTTATTCTTCTATACCACTGCTTTCCTTAATGACAATAAAGTtctatgatatttatatttcaggGATGTTTCTGaacactttattttaaagtgaaaactgCACTGAATATTTTGAATAGGTAATACACATAGCGAAAGATacgaatttttaaaaagcaatttatcTAGCAAATTTAGCAATATATCTAGGACTAAAATACAGTagagttgaagaaaaaaaatatttgagagtCTTACCCAGGGTTTGAAGCCCATTTCTGTACAGTTTCTTCATCATCGCCATCACACAAATCAGCAAAAGCAGCTTCTAAATCTTCTAATTGATGAATTCGATTATCAACACAATCTACCAAATCTTCCTTTAAGCACATTGAAAAGCTGAGATTATATAGTTACTttcaaaaaataagtgaaatccCATTACAATGAAAATTTCAATTCAATCAGTTAACACATGATTTTCAAGTAGTAACCATGGGTTTCCCCAAGAAACACATATCAAGATTTGGGGCCGTTGTTTGAGAGTACTCTAATATCATCTAAGATATTATTAGCTATGtgatagattgttgttgtttagtcaccaagttgcaTCCAGCTCTTTTGTCACgccctggactgtagccagccaggttcctctgtccatgggatttcccaggcaagaatactggagtgggttgccgttcccttctccaggggatcttgtggacccagggatcaaacctgtgtctcctgcattggcaggcagattctttaccgctaaagggaagccctttagacAAGCCCAAAAGAAACGAAGGATACCTCTGTCAGGTTGCTTCCAGGCTTTTTAAATTGGTACAGTTCTTGTAAGATTTTGTACTCCTCCTGGAAACCAAAACAAAGAATCCatatagaagaaaaaagattaatttttcaATGATATACTTTAAGTAAAAAATGACACTGATACAAGAATATCTTAGATAATCATTTAAAGGTAAGTCTGGGAAATCAGGGAATAATGTAATTCATTATTTCATTGTAAATATTATCCCTTCTTTAGGGTAACTATTCATCTGGGCATGATAACaatgtataaatattaattatggaAGACTTAATGGCCAATAGGTAATGAATGAAAATGTTTCTAATACTGTTCTACTCTATAAATGGATACATCTTAACATCTAAACAGATTTTAGCTATGTATAGGAAATACAATCATttctcagccttttggctaagatcaagtgtacaggaaatatatgtatctttgtaacaacaaaacaaaactctccaCATTCACTTTGCGGTCCATTCCCTAGCCACAGGAGAGAAGGCTAGAGTACAAACAGATACAATGGGAGGATTTCGCAGGAGAATGTCTGTCCTCATTTAGCACATCCAGGCAGCCCCATTAGAGGCAGGTCTACCTGGCCCCATTTAGGAGCATTGTCAGGAAGGGTCTATAGGCAAGATCTAAAATTCCTTAAGCACAGTGCTGTGCACGATCCTCATATAACAATTCTGTGACTGGGtatgattattattttgattttatactTGAAGAAACCATGGATccgaaaggttaagtaacttttccAAGGTCATGCAGCTAATAAGCAGTACAAGTAACAAACAGAACTTAGATCTTTCTGACTACCAaacatgttctttaaaaaaatagctattGTAAGTATAATACATGCTCTTCAAAAAGTTGAAAAGCACCAAAGGGTGTAAAGGACACAAAATTCCCACTTTCCCAGGTTTCCTTATAGCCCTGGAAAAGAAGTAACTGCCATTAAGTCACTTATGTAACCTTTTAGAAATTCCCATTACAAATATTTGGTGCGTATACTTGTAGGATAAATTCATAAAGTCAGGTTTTTTAGCTTCCAGGTATGCCCATTCTCATGTTTTCTAAACATCTCTAAAGTCATTTTATAATTCTGAACGCTGGAAGTTATAGTTACTGGTACATTCACAATAGCAGGAAAGAAACAGAGGGcaatttttctctcttatttgcAAGTTGGGAGGGCACTCAAGGTCCCCCTACTCTTGCTCCAGGTTACACTACAGTTGCCCtctgaacaacatgggtttgaaacACACAGGACCATTTATACATGGATATTTTTCAGTATAGAGGAAAAGATTTTTGAGCTTCACAAcgatttgaaaaaaaatctgcagatCAACTGTACAGCCTAGAAATAttgcaaaaattaagaaaaagttagGTATgtcatgaatgaataaaatgtatgTAGATACTAACCTATCCTTACATAGGCATAAGATgaatgatatttaatataaaattactaATATGTTAGTTTTCCTATCGCTTTATAACTTGGCTTTCAAAGAATTACATTTTAAGGAATACATGCCTCTCTAACTGGAGAAACTGCATATCGACTTATCACAGGTAAGTGGTATTGAAAACTATATAACAACATTTCTAATACTGTATTATGAATATGACTATAATATGctgtaaaatttttataatgattCATTCATTAGTGTACAGACTAGGCTACCATGAAGTAATTGTATTGATTATATTAGGCTACATAAAACAATCACATTGCTGCTTCCTTGTTATCAATGCATGAATCACTGTAACTGTAAATAAATGACTTCATCACATCTTTTCATCTTTGACATCTGGTGTTAGTAATATATGTAGCAGTGTTTCATATCATATAAGACACTGATATAGGTTCATTTTTAAACACGACATAGATGTATAGTACTGATaaatacagtacagtactataaatgtattttccttatgattttctCAACCTTTTCTCTACCTTAAGAATACAGTATatgatacatataatatacaaaatatgtgttaatttaCTGTTTACATTATCAATAAGGCTCTGATCATTGGCAAGCTATCAGTTATATTTGGGGGAAGTCAAAAGTTATATCTGGATTTTGattgcacatttttaaaacacCACATTTACCTGAGTGAACATTTCTTTGAAGGGattcttgactgaaaaaaaatctaagtcaATATCTAAAACAAATGCATCCCTTTTCTCTAAAATTTCCAGAATCTCTCCGGTGCTAACTGCAGTCTGGCATTCGTGGCTTTCAGAAGAACATGAACATGATGGTTGTGGGCAAGTGTGGTCCCTTGTCTGTGTCACTGTGTCCTTTCCCAGTCCTTCTGAACAAGAGTCACCATTAGCAGAGGCAGTGTTCTCTGAGTCCTCCAGGGCTAGCTTTGGCTTCTTAGCAGAAGACACTGCATCATTCTCTCCTTGACTGTGACAGAGTTTATAAGGTTTTACCATAATTACATCCAATTGTAAAGGTTTTGggttctccagcaggtcttcagTTACATAAAGACCATCACTTAGGAAGTAATGATCTGTACTTGTAACCCtggattaaaggaaaaaaattactttcaagACAAATGGACAAATTAGCTGGCAACATATAGActttcagaaatacaaaaaaggacATACTTGACAAAAACTGACAGCTGTCTCTAATATTTGTAATTTCTGGGAACAGGGTTCTCAAATTTCTAGCTAGGCACACAACTGCCCAAAGACCGTATTTTGTAGCCTATTGTGCAGctagatggctcagatggtaaagaatctgcctgcaatgtgggagacccgggtttgatccctgggtcagggtttgatcccctggattaggaaacgccaacccactccagtattcttgcttggaaaactccacgacagtatagtccatggggtcgcaaagagttgggcacaactgaggcgactgagcatgcactcacaccATTGTTCAGCTAGGTGTGGCCAGCTGACTCAGTTCTGCTTGAAAGTCGTGAGTGGAAGAGAAGCGTGGAGAGCATTGCCACGTGAACACGGTGGCAGCAAACCCCACCTGGACTTTGAGTTCAGAGGCCACACTCTACAGAAGGTGGagcaaaaagacagaaattatttGGGGTTTAACTGAAGGGCTGCCGTAGTGGCCCTGGACTGCATATGGTAAACTCTAactggagaaaagaaatgaaagatcctGTTTAGCCAGTGCTTTAGATCTCTGTCATACCAGCTGGAACTGCATCCAAAAAAATCACTTGAGAGAAAAATTATACCTGGGAATAATATCTTTTGGTAGAAACTCCCTCTGACATATTTCAAAGCtttattaaatttcaaataactgtaatattttaatatgtaaagcaacttaaaaaaatcttgtgCAGCATTTTACAAGTTACAGATTGTTGATTTTAGACATAACAGCATGTTCTTAGCTTTTCAACTGTACTATGCCTTCGTAAGTACTTTGAACAGTGACACCAAATGGTTCTTCAGGGATAGGACCTATccaatttagaatgatggtattaatatttatttctcatccaCCCCTCTTCAGCATATACTgccttatatttaaaaagatataacttcctaaaaaaaaaaataacgacATAATAAAACCAATATTCAAGCTTATTAATAACTGTACCGCCCtaagattcccaggtggcactagcaggaaaagaacacgcctgccaatgcaggagccataagacacatgggttcgatccctgagttggaaggatcccctagagaagggcatggcaacccacttcagtattcttatctggagaatcccttggacagaggagcctggtgggctacagtccatagggctgcaaagagttggacacgaccaaggtgatttagcacacatgcaccacCCTAAGAAAGACCAATGCTGTATCCACCAACCTAAATgggtatttttctttaataaggaATATCTTACTTTGCTcatcacacacatacatctcAGGCTGCATACCTGTATGTGTGTCTCTTCCATACATTTTTACTTGCAGGATTAACTAAAATCATGATAATCAACATCATCCTAATATTATTGTTACACATTGAATTTCAAATGTCTGTTTCAGATTGCTGAGATTTGACTTTGCAGAAACCTGTTACAGGTTAAATAAGGCCTACTTACTGAAGTACTCAATAAAAACCCTAACACTATTTCATATAAGCCAGtattatatataacttttattatcaATATCACTAAGAATAAATcagataaataaatcaaataaaaagtaTCATTTTCATTGAGAAAGCCTGCATTTCATTTTCAATGTATTACCATTTCCTCCTACTATCCTCTAGGTTCTAGAAGTTATGATTCCACTGCTTAAAACATTCACTCCATAACAAGAGAATTTAGAAAGCCAAGAACATTCTGGTATTTCTAAAGATATTACAGTATCACAAGAAACACAAAACACTGGTTGAACAGCTTACACAACAGAAATAGTTGTGCATATAACTCAAGTCAAAGGATGCTGTTATTTAATTTAGATTAAATAATTATCGAAAGCTAATCatattgataaaattaaaatgctgaaTCGACTTTTAAGCCATTGAATGTAAGAAATCAAAGTGagattaattttgctttttcaatgctAATTGTTAAATTCAGCCAACAACATGTACATTGGAAGGaactaataaaatgtattattaaatacatttctATAAGGTACACCAGTGATTTAATGGAGTTAGTTATCAACAGAGCCAGGGTTCCAGAGGATGAAGATCATTTTATTCAAAAATCAACTTGACCAGCAACAAAATATGAACGGTGTGTGAAAAAGAGACTGGAAAACTTGTTCCTGGTGTTTCGAGAACTCTTTTTGGAAAAGTTGTGGGCTAATCTGACCCCAATTGTTTGTAGAGATGCTTATAAGTTATTACAGGGATTCCAAAACGAGATAGAAGTATCCACTCCCTTTCATACACATGAATATGAGGAAATTACCTGATTGTTGTAGTAGAAGTGTCTTTGCCTACTAAAAAGTGATGCCTGCCCTCTCTGATTTGCTGAGCCCATGTGGGATGAAGCCATACTACATGAGAAAAATGGCCAGCATAAACTGCAGGCATAATCCAATTCTCAATACTTAATTCTCTggaaaagaaacagagaggaagCATAAAAACTATTAGTGAGTGGGTTTTTCCAAATGTAACTTCATtcataagaatattttaagatAGCAGGTT
Proteins encoded in this window:
- the C20H5orf22 gene encoding UPF0489 protein C5orf22 homolog isoform X1; this translates as MSESGGQRARLRRYSELPVWVVEDHQEVLPFIYRAIGSKHLPASNISFVHFDSHPDLLIPVDMPADTVFDKETLFGELSIENWIMPAVYAGHFSHVVWLHPTWAQQIREGRHHFLVGKDTSTTTIRVTSTDHYFLSDGLYVTEDLLENPKPLQLDVIMVKPYKLCHSQGENDAVSSAKKPKLALEDSENTASANGDSCSEGLGKDTVTQTRDHTCPQPSCSCSSESHECQTAVSTGEILEILEKRDAFVLDIDLDFFSVKNPFKEMFTQEEYKILQELYQFKKPGSNLTEEDLVDCVDNRIHQLEDLEAAFADLCDGDDEETVQKWASNPGMELLVPLVQSLKKRMEAPDYEMVHQAGLTCDYSELPHHISTEQEIEHLIQSLHTVLKNFPKPTLVTIARSSLDDYCPSEQVETIQEKVLSVLRSLYGALDIHLMYSAESTAP
- the C20H5orf22 gene encoding UPF0489 protein C5orf22 homolog isoform X2, with the translated sequence MPAVYAGHFSHVVWLHPTWAQQIREGRHHFLVGKDTSTTTIRVTSTDHYFLSDGLYVTEDLLENPKPLQLDVIMVKPYKLCHSQGENDAVSSAKKPKLALEDSENTASANGDSCSEGLGKDTVTQTRDHTCPQPSCSCSSESHECQTAVSTGEILEILEKRDAFVLDIDLDFFSVKNPFKEMFTQEEYKILQELYQFKKPGSNLTEEDLVDCVDNRIHQLEDLEAAFADLCDGDDEETVQKWASNPGMELLVPLVQSLKKRMEAPDYEMVHQAGLTCDYSELPHHISTEQEIEHLIQSLHTVLKNFPKPTLVTIARSSLDDYCPSEQVETIQEKVLSVLRSLYGALDIHLMYSAESTAP